The genomic window GAAGTCTCATTCAGATAAAAATTCTGGCCCATTTCCAGCAGCACGGCCATAAGCCGATTGCTTTGGTGGGTGGTGCTACCGGAATGATCGGTGATCCATCGGGAAAATCTGCCGAAAGAAACCTGCTGGACGAAGAAACGCTTCTCCACTACGTAGACTGTCTGAAAAACCAGCTTTCGAGATTCCTTGATTTTTCGGGAAGTGAACCGAATAAAGCCGAGCTGGTAAACAACTACGACTGGATGAAAAATATTTCTTTCCTTGATTTTGCAAAAAACGTAGGAAAAAATATTACCGTAAATTATATGATGGCCAAAGATTCCGTGAAAAAGAGATTTTCCGGGGAATCGGGAGCAGACGGAATGAGCTTTACGGAATTCACTTACCAGCTGATCCAGGGATACGATTTTTTACATTTGTACCAGAACAATAACGTAAAGCTTCAGATGGGAGGTTCTGACCAATGGGGAAATATCACAACGGGAACGGAACTTATCAGAAGAAAAGCGCAGGGGGAAGCATTTGCATTAACGGTTCCTTTGATTACAAAAGCCGACGGTTCCAAATTTGGGAAGTCCGAAAGCGGGGAAAATTACTGGCTGGATAAAACGAAGACTTCTCCGTATAAATTCTACCAGTTCTGGCTGAATGCCACAGATGAAGATGCTGAAAGATTCATCAAATTCTATACTTTTTTAGGCAGAGAAGAAATCGAAGCATTGATCGAAGAGCATAAAACCGCTCCGCACGAAAGAAAGCTCCAGAAAAAGCTGGCTGAGGAAGTTACGGTATGGGTTCACGGAAAAGAAGAGTACGAGAAGGCATTGAAGGCTTCGGAAATCCTATTCGGACGTTCTACCGCCGAAGATCTGGTAAGCCTCGATGAAGAAACTTTCCTGGAAGTTTTTGATGGTGTTCCTCAAAAGGAAGTTGCCAAGAATGATGTATTGGGAATAAATATTGTTGATCTCCTTTCTGAGAAATCGGGGTTTCTAAAATCTAAAAGCGAAGCAACCAGAGAACTGAAAGGAAACTCGATCTCTGTAAACAAGCAGAAGATCAACGAAGTGTATACCGCAAATGAAAATGATCTTATCGACGGTAAGTTTTTACTGCTACAGAAAGGAAAGAAAAGCTACTTTATTGTAAAGGTAATTTAATACAAAATTTTTTACATATAAAATGCGGGCGCAACAATAGATGTTGCGCCCGTAATTTTTTAGACAATAAAAAAGACCATCCGTAAAGATGGTCTTTATATCGTTGTATTGATAATTTTATAATTCTAAGAAACTGTAAAAAACAGCAGCACTCTTATCGCCTGTTCCCACTACTTTCTGTGTTTTGGCAACTTCACCGTCTACGTAGATCGTAATAATCAGTTCAGAATCCGAATAAGGAAGCGTTGCATTCGCTGCTAAATTAAGCTGAGACTGGCTTGAACTCACATACATATCACCGCTTGACCAGGTAGTTCCCGTAGGGTTGAACGTTGTACTCTGTCCAGTTCCGATCTGTGTTACCACAGTTTTGAAAGTTCCCAGTACAGCAGGGCTTGGAGCAGGAGTCGGCCCATTGGTATTTATTTTTGCTTCGAACTTAATCACATGATCCGTATATCCATCGTCGTCATCTTTCTTACAAGAATTAACCACAAAAATTACTGAAAATAGTACAGCGAATAAAAAAGAAAGTCTAAGTAAACTTTTTGATTTGTAAAATTGCTTCATTTCTCCAAATAGATTTTTAATGTTTCAAATATAGGTTTTTTATCAATATAAAAATAACTTTTATGTAAAATTTCCAACAAAGATTTCCAAATAATATCAATTTAATAAATAT from Chryseobacterium sp. SORGH_AS_0447 includes these protein-coding regions:
- the tyrS gene encoding tyrosine--tRNA ligase; protein product: MNSFIEELKWRGLFADMMPGTDEQLDKEMTSAYIGFDPTADSLHIGSLIQIKILAHFQQHGHKPIALVGGATGMIGDPSGKSAERNLLDEETLLHYVDCLKNQLSRFLDFSGSEPNKAELVNNYDWMKNISFLDFAKNVGKNITVNYMMAKDSVKKRFSGESGADGMSFTEFTYQLIQGYDFLHLYQNNNVKLQMGGSDQWGNITTGTELIRRKAQGEAFALTVPLITKADGSKFGKSESGENYWLDKTKTSPYKFYQFWLNATDEDAERFIKFYTFLGREEIEALIEEHKTAPHERKLQKKLAEEVTVWVHGKEEYEKALKASEILFGRSTAEDLVSLDEETFLEVFDGVPQKEVAKNDVLGINIVDLLSEKSGFLKSKSEATRELKGNSISVNKQKINEVYTANENDLIDGKFLLLQKGKKSYFIVKVI